One Glycine max cultivar Williams 82 chromosome 4, Glycine_max_v4.0, whole genome shotgun sequence DNA segment encodes these proteins:
- the LOC102663205 gene encoding uncharacterized protein isoform X2, whose product MLCSAQTGKSGLNWLDRLRSNKGIPTGDEPNLDSFLLTAHPQSPQARPNDPPRNPPSEARDEPMPMSTILAELFCMGATLSKTNKKCPRKQTNPKIFLASSATTTTTNSKPSVPAALPAAPSGDPAVPEVEEEAAADRGEDEEEGNELKGFTKSEVTVIDTSSPGWKVDKFVFRKNNVWKVREKKTKNKFLAKRKSNSTLAPRDVHVNAIENSK is encoded by the coding sequence ATGCTCTGCTCGGCCCAGACCGGAAAATCCGGTCTGAACTGGCTCGACCGCCTCCGGTCCAACAAGGGCATCCCCACCGGCGACGAACCCAACCTCGATTCCTTCCTCCTCACGGCCCATCCGCAATCCCCTCAGGCCCGCCCCAATGACCCGCCCCGGAACCCTCCTTCCGAGGCCCGCGACGAGCCCATGCCCATGAGCACCATCCTCGCTGAGCTCTTCTGCATGGGCGCCACCCTCtccaaaaccaacaaaaaatgCCCCCGGAAACAGACAAACCCTAAAATCTTCCTCGCTTCCtccgccaccaccaccaccacaaacTCCAAACCCTCCGTCCCCGCCGCCTTGCCTGCCGCTCCCAGCGGCGACCCGGCGGTGCCGGAAGTGGAAGAGGAGGCCGCCGCGGACCGCGGTGAGGACGAGGAAGAGGGGAACGAATTGAAGGGGTTCACGAAGAGCGAAGTGACGGTGATCGACACGAGTAGCCCTGGGTGGAAGGTGGACAAGTTCGTGTTCAGGAAGAACAACGTTTGGAAAGTCAGAGAGAAGAAAACCAAGAACAAGTTTCTCGCCAAGAGGAAAAGTAACTCCACTCTCGCGCCTCGTGACGTTCATGTCAATGCAATTGAGAACTCCAAGTAA
- the LOC102663205 gene encoding uncharacterized protein isoform X1, with protein sequence MLCSAQTGKSGLNWLDRLRSNKGIPTGDEPNLDSFLLTAHPQSPQARPNDPPRNPPSEARDEPMPMSTILAELFCMGATLSKTNKKCPRKQTNPKIFLASSATTTTTNSKPSVPAALPAAPSGDPAVPEVEEEAAADRGEDEEEGNELKGFTKSEVTVIDTSSPGWKVDKFVFRKNNVWKVREKKTKNKFLAKRKSNSTLAPRDVHVNAIENSKDNVINMRGEKPVKTQKVI encoded by the coding sequence ATGCTCTGCTCGGCCCAGACCGGAAAATCCGGTCTGAACTGGCTCGACCGCCTCCGGTCCAACAAGGGCATCCCCACCGGCGACGAACCCAACCTCGATTCCTTCCTCCTCACGGCCCATCCGCAATCCCCTCAGGCCCGCCCCAATGACCCGCCCCGGAACCCTCCTTCCGAGGCCCGCGACGAGCCCATGCCCATGAGCACCATCCTCGCTGAGCTCTTCTGCATGGGCGCCACCCTCtccaaaaccaacaaaaaatgCCCCCGGAAACAGACAAACCCTAAAATCTTCCTCGCTTCCtccgccaccaccaccaccacaaacTCCAAACCCTCCGTCCCCGCCGCCTTGCCTGCCGCTCCCAGCGGCGACCCGGCGGTGCCGGAAGTGGAAGAGGAGGCCGCCGCGGACCGCGGTGAGGACGAGGAAGAGGGGAACGAATTGAAGGGGTTCACGAAGAGCGAAGTGACGGTGATCGACACGAGTAGCCCTGGGTGGAAGGTGGACAAGTTCGTGTTCAGGAAGAACAACGTTTGGAAAGTCAGAGAGAAGAAAACCAAGAACAAGTTTCTCGCCAAGAGGAAAAGTAACTCCACTCTCGCGCCTCGTGACGTTCATGTCAATGCAATTGAGAACTCCAA